ACCCAACAGCCAATGCAGCTGCTAGCAGCAGTATTTTGCGTGACCCCAATTGTTTTGTTAGTATCCCATCGCTCATAGTGAATCAGGTCAAGCAGCATAGGGTTGAAGTGCAGCCTGGAGTACTTGAGGCACAGGAACAGGGACGGTTTTGTCTCCCTCACGTCGCATACAAGCGACTTGTTGTTCACCCCGAGCTACCAAATCTTCACCGGCATCGTTTAGTCGCCAGTATTCAAATAGCATTGTGATCCGGTTTTGATGGAGGTTTTTCAATTGCATACGAATGGCCAAGCGGTCGAAAGCAAATAACTCAGAAAAATATTCGCAGGAGATGCGAACCGTAGCAAGGGCAAGTCCTTGGGATAGTTCTGCCAGGACTTCAGGGGCATGATCATAGAGAAACATCTCGCGGCAGCGTCCTTGCCACTTCAAATGGTTGACGTAGTAGACATTGCCAACAAGATTGGTTTCTTCAAAGCTCACGATGTGGGAATATTCGTAGGTTTGCATTAGGTATCCTTCCAAGTAGTTATGGAGATTGGGTTAGTTATTGCATAGATTTGGGTGCGGTACATCCAGTAATTTAGGGAGGAAAACACAATTAGTGTTGTTAAACTAGCGTAGATAACTGCAGGTCTTAATGGAATCAACAGTAAGGATGTGATCAGTTCTAGGGCAATCAAGCCAATCAAGATATTGGCAATGGTTTTACGGTGCAA
The Moorena sp. SIOASIH genome window above contains:
- a CDS encoding acyl-CoA thioesterase, with product MQTYEYSHIVSFEETNLVGNVYYVNHLKWQGRCREMFLYDHAPEVLAELSQGLALATVRISCEYFSELFAFDRLAIRMQLKNLHQNRITMLFEYWRLNDAGEDLVARGEQQVACMRREGDKTVPVPVPQVLQAALQPYAA